CGTGTACGCCGACCAAATCGAATGGATTTGCCGCAATATCTCCGACCGCGACTGCGTCGAAATCAGCCTCCACACGCACAACGACCGCGGCACGGGCGTCGCGTCGACCGAGCTCGGCATTTTGGCGGGCGCGGACAGGGTTGAGGGCACGCTCTTCGGCAACGGCGAGCGCACGGGCAACCTCGACATCGTGACGGTCGCGCTCAACATGTTCGCGGAGGGCGTAGACCCCAAGCTCGACTTCACCGACCTGCCGAAAATCCGCGCGGTCTACGAAGAGTGCACGGGCATGAAAGTTCCGCCGCGCCAGCCCTACGCGGGCGACTTGGTTTTCACCGCGTTCAGCGGCTCGCACCAAGACGCCATCAAAAAGGGCATGGACATGATGCGCAAGGACGGCATCAAGGAATGGGAAGTTCCCTACCTGCTCATCGACCCCACAGACATCGGCTGCTCGTACGAGGCGATTATCCGCATAAACTCGCAGAGCGGCAAGGGCGGGGTTGCGTACATCTTGCAAAACGACTTCGGCTTCGACATTCCGCAGGCAATGCGCCAGCAGGTCGGAGACTATGTGAACGGCGTTGCCGACAAGCTCGGAAAGGAGCTTCAGCCGAACGAGATTTTCGAAATCTTCGCCGACGAGTTCGCCCGCCGCGAAAGCCCCGTGAAATTGGAGACGTACAAAATCGACACCGACGACAACAAGCCCGACGGCGACCCCAACAGGGTCTTCATCTCCGCCAAGTTGCGCGTCAACGGCGAGGAGAAAATTTTGTCGGCAACCGGCAACGGGCCGATTAACGCGCTTGTGATGGCGTTCGCCTCGAACGGAATGAAAGACTTCAAGCTTGTAGACTACCGCTCGCACGCAATCGGCAAAGGCTCGGCGACGAAGTCGGCGGCGTACATCTGCCTTGAATCGCAGGATGACGGCCGCAAGGTTTGGGGCGTCGGGGTAGACTCAAACATAGAGTCGGCGGGGCTGAAAGGCCTTGTCTGCGCCTACGACAGAATGCGCAAATAACGAGCCGCCGAAACGCGGACAAAAACGCCGAAACCTCTTGGGGCTTCGGCGTTTTTTTTTTGCGGCTCTTGCGGCGGGAATTTCGCGGCGCGGGGAGGGCGCATGGCTCGCGCGGCGGGAATTTGGCGAAATCCGTCGCCGGAGGGGGGATTAGTCGAGCAGCCAGACGATTGAGTCTTTGCCGCTTTTGCGTTCGGGGGCGGCGTGTTTTTCGGGCTTGTTAGACGGGTCTTTTAGAAGCAGGTTGGCGTCTATTCCCCAGTTGTTTACCAGATTTTTCAGCATTGAAATCGACAGCTGTCTTTTGCCCGACAGCACCTCGGAA
The Opitutia bacterium KCR 482 genome window above contains:
- the leuA gene encoding 2-isopropylmalate synthase, whose amino-acid sequence is MKNSDILKYRRRFDIKLPDRQWPDKKIEAAPTWCSVDLRDGNQALAVPMNVEQKLKLFKTLVEIGFKEIEVGFPAASETEYNFIRRIIDENLVPDDVSLQVLTQSREHLIRKTFEALKGCKNAIVHLYNSTSALQRKVTFKMSREEIIEIARTGATLVKRLADEAEKNGTHVRMEYSPESFSDTELDFALEICEAVKDIWKPTPQNKLIVNLPETVQYNQPNVYADQIEWICRNISDRDCVEISLHTHNDRGTGVASTELGILAGADRVEGTLFGNGERTGNLDIVTVALNMFAEGVDPKLDFTDLPKIRAVYEECTGMKVPPRQPYAGDLVFTAFSGSHQDAIKKGMDMMRKDGIKEWEVPYLLIDPTDIGCSYEAIIRINSQSGKGGVAYILQNDFGFDIPQAMRQQVGDYVNGVADKLGKELQPNEIFEIFADEFARRESPVKLETYKIDTDDNKPDGDPNRVFISAKLRVNGEEKILSATGNGPINALVMAFASNGMKDFKLVDYRSHAIGKGSATKSAAYICLESQDDGRKVWGVGVDSNIESAGLKGLVCAYDRMRK
- a CDS encoding helix-turn-helix domain-containing protein, which translates into the protein MTRHAKLPYWERMDGRKSHEITVLEEFMKENGFTRKDLEAQVGSRSRVSEVLSGKRQLSISMLKNLVNNWGIDANLLLKDPSNKPEKHAAPERKSGKDSIVWLLD